Proteins encoded by one window of Bombina bombina isolate aBomBom1 unplaced genomic scaffold, aBomBom1.pri scaffold_558, whole genome shotgun sequence:
- the LOC128643324 gene encoding heart- and neural crest derivatives-expressed protein 2 codes for MSLVGGFPHHPVVHHDGYPFAAAAAAAASRCHEENPYFHGWLISHPEMSPPDYSMAPSYSPEYANGAVGLDHSHYGGVPGSGAGGLMQRPVKRRGTANRKERRRTQSINSAFAELRECIPNVPADTKLSKIKTLRLATSYIAYLMDLLDKDDQIGETEAFKAEIKKTDVKEEKRKKELNEILKSTVTSNDKKTKGRTGWPQHVWALELKQ; via the exons ATGAGTTTGGTTGGAGGTTTCCCTCATCACCCGGTGGTGCACCACGATGGTTATCCGTTTGCAGCAGCTGCAGCCGCCGCAGCCAGCCGTTGCCACGAAGAAAATCCCTATTTCCATGGCTGGCTTATCAGCCATCCCGAGATGTCTCCCCCTGATTACAGCATGGCACCGTCCTACAGCCCGGAGTACGCCAATGGCGCGGTGGGACTCGACCACTCCCATTACGGGGGTGTCCCGGGGAGCGGGGCCGGAGGCTTGATGCAACGGCCTGTAAAGCGGAGGGGGACAGCAAACCGCAAGGAAAGGCGCAGGACTCAGAGTATCAACAGCGCCTTCGCAGAGCTACGGGAATGTATCCCCAATGTGCCAGCGGATACCAAGCTCTCCAAGATCAAGACCCTCCGCCTGGCCACCAGCTACATAGCCTACCTCATGGACCTACTGGACAAAGATGACCAGATTGGAGAGACAGAGGCCTTCAAGGCAGAGATCAAGAAGACAGATgtgaaggaagaaaaaagaaagaaagaactg AATGAAATCTTGAAAAGCACAGTCACCAGCAATGATAAGAAAACTAAAGGCAGGACTGGCTGGCCACAGCATGTCTGGGCTTTGGAGCTAAAGCAGTGA